The Pirellulales bacterium genome includes the window CGATCTGCTCGATGATTTTGTAAGGGCCGATCTGCGAGCCGGGCCCCTCGCCGACGGCGGCTGCGGCGACCGATGGCGGCACCGCGGGAAACATCAGAAAACTCTGCTCGTCGTCATGCACTCGCAGCAGGGTCTCGACGCGTGCCATTAAGGCGTCGTTGTTTTCACAGACTTGCGAAAGATAGAGCCGGCGCGCATCGAGCGCGTCGATTCGGCGGGCCGCGTCGAAGATATCTCTTTCGTCCAATTTCGGCATGTTCAAGCGATTCGCCGCTACAATGCCCCCGTGCGACTGCCGTGGCTATCAATCAGTGCGAAAAGCGACGATCGATTCCCCGACAGGAAAGTGAAATCGAGTGGCCGCAGCCGTCAAGTAACAGGACCTCCCTCCATTTCCAGGCGGAGCCAACTTCGGGCGTAAGCCCAATCGGTGTCGGCCGTTGAGGTGGCAATGCCCAGTGCTTCGGCCGCCGCCTCGATGGTCAGGCCGGCAAAGAAGCGCAGCTTGACCACTTTGGCCATGCGTGGGTCTTTTTCTTCCAGCTTGGCGAGCGCATCATCCAAGGCCAGCAGGTCGAGGTCCGGACCGGCAGAAGCCAGTGCCAGATCGACCAACTCGACTCGCTGCCGGTCTCCGCCGGCTTTGAGCGTTCGTTTGTGCCTCGCCCGGTCAATGAGGATTCGCCGCATCGCTTCCGCCGCAGCGGCGAAGAAATGGCCCCGGCTGTTCCAAAGCTGAGGATGGTCGTTGTCTACCAGCCGCAAATAAGCTTCGTGGACCAGGGCGGTCGCTTCAATGGTCTGGCCGGGCATTTCCTCGGCCATCTTCCGCGCCGCCAACCGCCGCAGCTCGTCGTAGAGCAACGGAAGAAGCTGCTCGGCGGACTCCGGACCCAAGGGTCGTACGGCCGAAGGACTTTCACCGATCGCGCTCATGGCGGCCATCTCGCACGCGGAACCCCTTGCCCACAGCATGACAGTAT containing:
- a CDS encoding ECF-type sigma factor — encoded protein: MSAIGESPSAVRPLGPESAEQLLPLLYDELRRLAARKMAEEMPGQTIEATALVHEAYLRLVDNDHPQLWNSRGHFFAAAAEAMRRILIDRARHKRTLKAGGDRQRVELVDLALASAGPDLDLLALDDALAKLEEKDPRMAKVVKLRFFAGLTIEAAAEALGIATSTADTDWAYARSWLRLEMEGGPVT